The sequence aaatctcacgatataatgaTTGTAAATATCGCTGTCATTATATTATTGGTTCATAAATAATCTAAACAAAACTAACCTAACCGTCTCGTTTACAACTAACCTTCAACGCGCAAGCAGTCTGTTTggtagtaataataataataaatatgaaaatacatGAAGAATTCGCAAACGGTCATCTTCAAACAAAATTTCctcacacaacacgtaaaaaTCTCCATAATTGTGTATTCAAAGATTAATGCTCGTATCCCGCGTGAATTAATCTTGTTCTTTACtattattatgtgtttttttttttttgaaggatttGTCCGATCGAATTCTGAATGGAACACCATGAGGTGCAGAGATCGATAAGGGAAGACTATTTTGGTGATGGTACTGGATCGGCTTCCGGTTTGCAGGTGCTAGAAGACGGGGAGAATTTCGAAGAGTCGCCGCCGCTGCCGTTTCCTCGAAGGAATATCGAATATTCCGGCAACTCTCTGCACAGAGATCACTTGACTGCGATGGAAAATGAGGTTTCCCCGGCTACGCATAGCGATGCTTGGTCCTGCGTCATCGTCATGCTCACTTTCTgtttttttggtaaaatttgtatcatttTGTCGCGAAATTTTACGTTATTATATTACTAAATTTGATAATAGAACCTGCAGTTTAAAAAGTTTGGAGATTTCTTTCATTGTGATAATATAGGATTTTGCTactattaaaaattatagaagTGAAACGATTTAGAATGGCAAGCATTGAAGTCCATCTATGGTGTGCTTGTCTGTTCCGTTTCTGTTATCAGGCTCTATGATACTGATATATGGGGTGTATGCACCTGAAAATGTACTGCTTGGACCACATTCATCGATATTGATCAATCCCAACCATCTATTTGTGGAGTCTATAAAGGTAAACTATAGTTAACTTGCAATTTTAGTTTGTCTTTCTATCTAGTTAAATGTTCACTATATGGAATGGAATGCCTTCGCATTTGTGTAAATAATCGCTATATTTTAGCACCGAATATATCGAAATTAAAGTTAATATTGACTTGTGCCAGGTGGTGGAACTCAAAACAGGTAAAGGGCCGATGTTGTATGGATTTGATAAAATTCCTCCCCTTGATGTCATGATCACATGGTCAGAAAGCCACACAACTATTCTCCCTTCCAGAACCCACAAAGTGAGTTTTTTAAGAATCGATTTAATCCTGAATGTGATTTCAAGTAGTTCCGTTTTGATTTCTACTTGGTGACAGTGGACTTAAGGGATATACTTTTACTTCTTTTTATCACAGGAATGGAATTTCTTTTTGAATAAAGGGTCTCAAATAAACATATCCTATACAGTGAACTCCCTAAGTTCGTCCTCTGTCGTTCTGGTAATTGCTGAAGGTAATAGTTAATTTCTAACACATAAGTTTACTTTCAGCAATCAGAGACCTGATACAAAGGAAGTAGagcattgaaaaatatttcaatagttggagaataGAAGTACCCAGGAGGGCGTGTCGCGTGTGTATTGCTGATTGCTGCAGATAGAAATTAGATCTCACGGAATGAGAATCTGACAGTTATGCAAAATTCTTGTAGCGTGTGCAAGATTAGTTTAGTTTCCTTTTGATGTTTGTCCTGTTCAAATGCTATATTGTTGAGCTCAAAAACTTTGGTAGGTGGCGAAAGGCACCAGTAATTGTGATGACGGAAAAAATCAAGGAGTTTCATAATAGTTTTTTGGGTGTATTTTAATTTCTCGTTTGACAGAATGACAGTACATTTCAGGAACTTGGAATCTAAAGTGATACTGATATTTTGGTTCTTGATCtattcaaatacattattttggTTAAAGTTAAAGTGGAATAGTATTTCACCTACAAAGGTGGAGAAGTATTTTGCCTACGCCGGTAAGGAAGTGTTTACCCACGCCGGTAATGATTGATTAGACGCGGGTCGTGCTTGGACAGTAATTTGTTAATGACACATGCTTAACACTTATAGTTATTAATTGACTTGTTTAAGACACACTTTTAAGgtgcttgatttttttttttacgttagCAACTCATACACCAGTGCTGTATTTTTAGATTGTGGGTTTTCTTATTATTTGGGTACCCTGTGAGAATTTTCTGAATGCCGCATCATTCCAGGAAAAGAAGGTCTAGATGTGTGGCTTGAGGATCAGTTGTATCCAAATGCAGCCTTATCTTGGAATATCATTCGCGGTGAGGTAAAATAAGGTCAAGTTTTGAGTGTTTGTTATATTAGTGGTTGAATCTCATCGGTTTATTGTCTACAGGAAATGGCTCAGTTCAGAAAACTATGTCCAAATCTTCCCCCTACTACATAGCTTTGGGTAACTTGAATTCTGAAGTAGAAGAGGCAAGTGTTCTTGAATGAATTTGTAGTATAGTCAGTCTTTAACGATTACAACTAAAATGAAAGCGTGCTCTCTTTGTCACGTGCATGAAGTGCTTCAATGGATAATTTGATATTGGTGATACTTATTTTCCTTAAGTTACCGGTCACGTAGTCCATCATTTTTAAGAATCGGACAAAAATTCTTAGTTGGTATATTTGAATACCCACCAACTGAATTTTCATGGATGTGCTAAtagattaaatttttcttatttttcttacTTTATTTGCGTTGTTTACTGAAATTGGATGCCTTAACAGGTGCAGCTTCAGATCCAAATAAAGGCTTTTCTCTACAATACAACGGAAGCAAGTTACCAGTGTGTGCTTGCGCCAGACCAATGTAGTTTCAAACTTTATATCCCAAGCGGAAGTGCTGCTCTTCTTACCACTCCTGGTCGAAAATCTGTGAGTTTTTCTTGGCTGATTGTTTTTGGCAACAAATAAATTTTCGACCTGTTCCGCTAAAAACTACCGAGTCATTCTCCTGTTCATCACCTTGCTCCTCATCGGAAAATGGTAAAGCAATTCCCCATATGAGAACATGTCAATATCCGTGTTCCTGTGTTATGCTAAGAAGTCACATAAACTGAGGATTCTTCTCTATTACTGTAGGACATGGCTAATGATGCCTGGTATGTTAAAATATCATATGAACCTCGATGGTTTACGTATATTGTTGGCCTAGGTACTTCTTTTCCTGCTAAATTTACTCCTATAGAATCTATATCAATGAAATATCTGTGATTTCTTCAATCTCTTTATAAATACAGGTGGAATGACTGTTCTTGTGCTACTCATTAATCACACCTCCAACCATTGGAAGAGCACCGATCAGGAAAGGAGAAGAGAACAAGTGGGCAACACGGGACCTGAGAGAAGCCCTTTGCTCTCACAGAAAGACGATGATCTTTCGAGTTGGGGTTCCTCGTATGTGTCTGTCTCAGAGGACGACGAGTCTCTTGAAGATGCACGGGATGGGAAGCATGTCAAAGATGGTGAGCACAACAGCTTGCGGCGTCTCTGTGCAATATGCTTTGATGCTCCCAGGGATTGTTTCTTCCTTCCATGTGCACATTGTGTCGCTTGCTTTAGATGTGCCACAAGGTAATTTCGACCACCATACTCGTCCTAATCTATTGTAGGGGGAAGAGTGACAGAAGCTCAAGTGGAGCCATGTTTCGACAGAGTTTAGACTTTTTCACTTTTGTGTTATACTAATTTAATTGGTGATTGAAAAATCAAGTATCTCAAGCTCGAGTAAATTGATGTCAGGTCAGCGCACTTTTTAGGAACCGATTCTTGGTCAGAAGTAACTATAAGTTGATCTTTACTTTACAGGATAGCCGAGGCTTCTGGAACCTGCCCTATTTGTCGTAAATGCATAAAGAAAGTAAGAAAGTTATACACAGTTTGAGCCGCGCCTGCATCAATCATCACGAGtatgaaattattaaatttgtatCGAGTTTAATTGACCTGAGAACGATCAAGTCCAGTGGTTGTACAGGTTCCAGTTACAAATGATCATTGAAATTATCACACATAAATGTAATAGCTTGCCTTACATGATATACTGAATAGTTGAataacattttcttgagtatcAATTTTATAAGAATGTTTACACTGATAGAATATGGCAGCTATAGGCAAACAAATGCAAAAATGACATTCCTATCTTTATGAGCATGAAAGAACAAAATGCATATTCAAAAGATCACTTAAAGTGAGTCCTATTTGAATCCTGCAACAAAACAGATCATAAACGGGCAATAGGTAATACTCAATGTAACATAGCAGAACTTTCCATAGTATGATAAATTTTGAAGGTTCTGATAAAGAAAGTGAATATCAATATCATTTGAATTATAGCAGAACATTTCTTGTCAATATCTtccattttaatatttgattgcATGATCAATAGCCTTAGAATTAGCCAACTATAATCTTTGTAtttattgtaattattttaatttctttgcAAAGATATAGCATCGACACATACTGTAATCGAATgatttaatgaaatgcaataaaatatCCTCCTCTACTTTTGTTGTCTTCTCGGCTTACATGGTACCAGAGCCATTATAAGTTCTAACAAGcatccaatatttttttttacatttctcCATGGCCGACACCAATAAAGAAAAAGACAGCACCTCAAATTCTTCCACCACCCCTCCACCTCCAATTTTTCAAATCTCATCACCATAAACCCAACCAACCAGATCACGATCAAACTTACGTCTAGTAATTATAGCTCTTGCCGTTTTCAGGTTCATGTCATTCTTGTGGGTGAAGGTCTCATGATATTTAATGACGGATTTCATCCTTTCCGTCATCTATCTTGAAAAGCAATGATGGGGAAATTCCAAATCAAGATTACATCTCGTTTTAAGTGCCATAGCAGGCTCCATTACTCCTACTCTTGTTCCATTCATCGTTTCTTCAAAGACATCTCAGGAAGCATGGACAATCTTGTCTCACACCTATGCTAAGCCCACTCGCGGCCGACTCAATCAATTGAAGGAACGACTCCGACTTCTCAATGAAGGCACAAAAACAACCACTGAATACTTTCAGTATGCAAAGTCCCTTGCCGATGAACTCATTGTGTAACACATTATTTGATCATGATGACTTTACTCTCAGAATTCTTGGAGGACTCAAGATGATGATTACACCCACATTCGTGTTAGAGTTTTTCTCAAAATTCATGTTCGTACGCATagataaacatgataaataaatatgtggatGTGGATCGAGGATTATCTCAAACCATTTAATAATTCGCAAGTATTTTTCTTTCATCTGATTTGAAGTCTTTTAAACACTCGATCATCTGTAGATGAAGTAGTATTGTTGTTATGAGTTGTATGAGTTATTTATAGGTGTTCTTGTAGAATAAATGAGTAAGATTGGGGAGCTTTAGAGTCAAAAAAGAAGGACGCACAAGCGTCACAAAAGCCTAAAGTTGAGACAGCGCATGGACCGTTAGTCCAAAATTCTGACTATGACCATCGTTGATGTCGAcacaatttctctctttttaaTCTTAATATAGATCACAATATGATTTGTTCACATTCAAATCTTTCTTACATTATCTTACTTGATCAATATACATCTCATTCACCAAAAGAGtaaacaaaatacatgaatcatgacgATATTTCTTCTAAAAACGAGTATTATCTTACATTTATCACAAGACATTATGTTTCTCAAATCTTTATAATTTGATGAATAAAGGTGACTGAATATTATACATATCATAATTGAATGACTTTCATAAATCAAAACCAAatgtatatatcataaaatcgtatGGAAGCAAGTCcaaaattaattatcatatgaTCATTGAACGTCTTAATATGTATTCCTTTAGGTCAAAAGATTACCAACTCAATGTTAACGTGTTCTCCAACGGCTAAAAGactttatgttaaaatatataattcgacTGTCATTTTAGTCACAAGACTACAACaaatgatattaatataattttaatggcTTAGACATCAAATTCACAATTCTAACTCcaaataaaaatctttaaaatacaTCATACAAtagtatttcaaaataaatgacGGATTTAGACCCAtagtgaaaataataaatttctttCGAATTATCAATTCGTCTATACATGTGCATgtaatcattattattatacatAAAACCACCGCGGCCAAAACCACCGCGACCCACGTGCAATCTTTCTCATCTCCGTCGTCCTCCTCCACTACCTGCATCACACGGTCATCTTCCCACTCAAACTTCTGTTAACATCACCTATCCAGAAAAAGGCAGTCGGAGGTTTCCCCGTGAGCGTGGCCCTGATGGCATTCGAGTTCAACCTCTTGAACGCTTACTTGCAGGCCTGGTGGGTCTCCGAAGACGCTGATTCGACCGAGTTGGTTGGTTCTGGTGGTGGCGGCATGGCGGCAAATATTTGGTCTGAATATTTGCTGACGGGCCTGAAGACTGTAGGGGTGGGGGGTATAAGATACCGAGAGGTGGGCTGTTTGAGTGGGTTAGTTGTCCAAATTATTTTGGGGAGATTTTGGAATGGTTGGGCTGGTCCTTGATGACTTGGTCTTGTGCCGGATTGGGCTTTTTTGTGTACACGTGTGCTATGGGCTAATCACAATTCACAGATGGTACTCGCAAAAGTTTGGGGACTATACTATTATCCAAAGAAAAGGAAAGTTGTAATTCCGttgtgtattgatattttgTACCTTATTATCCGAATCAAGCGTGTGCTACTGTTTAACTCCTACAAGTTGGTTAAATCCCAAATACTTCGTCCGTTTACTATTAGGCTGCGTTTagttgtaaaataaaattataaaatgattaagagataaatgataaagaaaatgattgaagtacataatgataaaataatattatgtttggtatgattgttaaaaatgagataatttagaatcttttgatgaattgacTAAATTACCCTTCCACTATTGCGACGGTGGTCAGCCGATGGTGTGGTGGCCGGTCGGAGGTGACGGCGGCCGCCGCCGCCGGTGATGGTCGGCCGGCGGCGACGGCGGTCGGCCGTGGGGGTGGTCGGCCGACGGTCGGCAGCGGTGGTGGGAGGTGGCGGTGGCAGTCGGTGGTCGGCGATGGCGGTCGACGACGACGGGGTTGGTCGGCCGACGGTGGTTGGCGGTCGGTGGtgggaagtggtggtgagtttgggTATAGAAaaagggtaaaattgaaaaaataagatGGATCaagagttggataaataatcctagaGGGTGAAgagtgattattttatcctagttaatataacctaatcaCTCATACGAGAGATTgacttgattaaataaaaaacatatcaaacatgAGATTATGtgagtaaaaaaattataaacctaCCTAATCCCTCCAACCAAACACTGCCTGTCTATTAAATCTTATATAATGTCTCTTTAATAGAAAATGCATCACAATCACTCCTTAGTTGAAtcaatctttcttttctttgcCTTGCGTGAAAGAGTGAACCCACGGATCCAAGAATAGTGATCAATTCTGATTCTAAGTCTTTACCCACCTGTGTAACCTTTTCTTCAAGTTGCTGGTTTGAACTAATCGGCCACATCTTAGAGTTACGCCATAGAGAACAGGCCGATCTATGAATTTGACGAATCTCTTGTTAACTTCAAGTTTCATTTCACCTGAGTTGCCGGTGTTTTTCTTTGAGAGATTCAAACTTTCTGAATTCTGATAGCTGTCTTTTGATGTATTGACCACATATCTTGGACTGGAGTAATTAGGTGCTGAGTAGCAGATTATTGTTAAATTCCTGCAGTGTCTTAATTTGTTTCTTAGCAGTTGAATGTCGTCAAAATCAGCTAAAAATAGGTAAAAGGGATAGAAATTCTAAAGGTAATGAGAGACAATAATATGTTTCATAGAGCATCACGAAGGAATAAGGGATACACCAATAATATCGAATCACAAAACAAATCTATTCCGAACTCTGAACAACAAATCGAAAAGCTACATCCTAATGATACTTCTTCCTTGGAGTACACTACCGAAATCAGTATGAGGCCAAATAACTGCAAAAGATGAAAAGGAGGAAGATTATCATGCGGGCGGTTAATAAACTAACTAAAAACCTGTTACTCCCAATTACCAACAGTTAATAAAGGTGCAGGGGACAAAAAGCTCTCACGGTGAAAAGTTGATATGAATCAACATGAAACAACCCCTACGAATTTGAACACGCAATAGCAAATTGAAGCATGCAAAAACATTTTTTCTGCCATATCTCGTCCTTCAATTCATCAAGCTAACAATTGCAGGTATCCAGAATTCCTATCAACTATGGCaggatatattatttttgtacatAAATATATCCattgatatattttaagttttggtaGTCCAAGATTTGATGAGTTTATAGATCATAACGAAcagttaaatataatatattgctTTTGTTCTCAGTTTATAAGACATCACTTTTAACTTTAAACATTTATATTAGGATCATCAAACTATATGATATATCATGTTTCTCGGTAAATTGACGAACTCACCACACCCAAACAAGATGAAGTCACCCAATTTCTAAAATACTTTTTGCACATTTATTTTAAGACCGGTGATGAACAGAAAGGACACAGATAGATAGACATATATCACCCTAGTTGGCAAGCATTGCAAATCAGTGAGCTCACCACACCAAAACTAGATGCtgtccaccaaaattgtttacTTTCACCCATTCATTTTAAGACTAATGAACATAAAGGATTCAAAAACTGACATGTAACTTCAGACGTCGGCTTGACAAGCATATCAGATGAGACAATGACACACAGTACATTAACAAATTTATCATGGTCTAAGAGGCTTCCCAGTGACCAAGCTTCCCATCAATGAACCTGGTTTCGACAACCAACATGCAAAATAATAGCACAAATACAACATCATACACGCTTGTCCATCTGATCACATGAGACCTAGATCAATATGGAGAAATTTaacaaaaagataaaaacttTTACCTCATAGGCTCATATGTTGCTAGGGTACATGAATACCCTGACTCTAGCACCCTGTTTCACAAACAAACAATGACAAACCATTAGTGAAAAGTAATTACCAACATTCTACTGAAGATGATCTCTTCTGAACATGGAAATTTTAGTTGAAGGAGCCAATATACCATGGATTTTGGGGGAAGATTAGATTTGAACTTAGCACGAACAACACCACTGTTGCCGTGAGGTCGGGTAACCTTGCCCCAAATGCAACGGTAGTGAGAGCCGTTCTTCTTAACCTTAGCCTTGTAAATGTACGCCATCCGCTTACCCTGGTACCACGTAACCTCCTCTTGCGTGTTCACTCCTTCTATCTGTATCAAGGACGTGTTTGGGTACTGGTTCGACTTCGACCTATCGCCATTATTGTCAATTTCCACCGACCCAACAGTAAACAACACGCAGCATAATCCAAGCTAACAAATAAATCAGGGTGGTTTTCCTTACCTTTTGTACCCAAGTACAGTTCCGCGGACATAAAGCCtgcaaaaattcaaagaaacaAGATCATGAAACAATCGAGCTGTGATCGAttcaaacatcataaaaatgcaaaaaaaaacaaaaacaaaaaaatctaaaaCGCAACATTCATATATGCCGGATGAAAAGGGGCATCAATTTTTAAGAATTAAATGTTTATCTGACCTAACGCGTTCTCCTTGACGGCCCTTCACCATTCTGGACGTTCCGAAGCTTCAACTGGCGGGGAGTCTAAATGGAGGAACTTAACCCTTGTTACAGCCGCAAGGGTATGTATAAAGCATATCCAACAAACTTTGGGCCAATGCTTCGATAAAAGCCCAATATAATTAGGCCTATTGAAATTTGACAAGCCCAATTACTATATCATCTTATTTTGTTATTTGTACCGGAAAATTAAATGTATATCGACCTATTTTTGTGCATAATAATTAACCTAGTTCCAAGTCTAGATTACAGTTAAGATTTTTGGTTAAGCCTCGAAATCTTGATTACTGGATTGACATGTTATCTAAGTAGAAATGCACATCTAACTGAAGGAaagtataataaatttaaaactcGACCCGCGTATTTGACGAAAAAACACTTGTTTGAGATCTTATAATTAACCCGATAGAATAACCGGTCAAAGCCAAGCCctttatagaaaaataaaataacaaaccTGAAAACGAAGTTGTAGGATGAGACTTAGTCATGTATCACGAATGAATGAAATTTATTGGTGAGCCCTGTAATAATTTGACACTTTGCAGACACTTCTCAGATGATCAAACGTGCACCTTTGTTCGCAACATTAGTTTATAAAAAAgtcaacatatatataaaatatatttgtatatattatattattaagattGAGAGTATACCCTCTCGgtttattaaaattatgttcaatttttatttgtattataaaatctatttttgataaatttttaacttaTCTATAATTAACATATGTTATTAACTTATCAAAATCATTTCAATTAGAAAAACAtggaaaaaaatcattattttgaaaataacaaaactaTCTTACTTCAATAATTATTCAAACTATACAAGCACGAAATGCAGAAAAATGGACGACACATGTGAAACTTGAAGCAAACTAAATAGATACcacaaaattccaaaaaaaaataataataataaggcaAAAagtgtgtgagacggtctcacgagtcatatttgacgagacagatctcttatttgagttatcaatgaaaaagtattattttttatgctaagagtatcacttttattgtgaatatcggtaagattgacccgtcttacagataaagattcgtgaggccgtctcacaagatacctacttaAAGCTCTTGGGGCAACCATGACAATACTAGCGCCTAATATCATTTTGATACAATTCCCCTCTTATTTTTTAAAGTGACATTCCCTGATTTGCATACAATAGGGGCTGGTCTGATTACATTAAACCTATAGTATAATCATTTTAATGAATAATTGGATGAATCCACAAAGTTTCCGAGGATACGCATCCCCAGATGTCAATTTAATaataagagaaaaaaaattaaacaactgTATTactcttattatatatatgggaatatattttggtatatgtcttatttaaaaaatgagtaggtctcttgtgagacgatctcacgaatctttatctgtgagacgagtcaacactaccgatattcacaataaaaaggaatactcttagtataaaaaataatattttttcatggatgacataaataagagattcgtcttacaaaatacgacccttgagatcatctcacacaagtttttgtcttaaaaaATTTCGAGAATTCTTGAATTTCCGTCTACCTAACATATTAGGTTGGTGATGGAAAGATACAAGTATGAGATATagtttatttatcataataataaaaaaatagtgacaatttatatatattttttaaaaaaattgaatggatATACTATTCGTGATTTTTGTGGTTAGTTACTCTATATGTTCCAATGGACGTGGTGGGATAC comes from Primulina huaijiensis isolate GDHJ02 chromosome 5, ASM1229523v2, whole genome shotgun sequence and encodes:
- the LOC140977191 gene encoding E3 ubiquitin-protein ligase APD2-like isoform X2 encodes the protein MEHHEVQRSIREDYFGDGTGSASGLQVLEDGENFEESPPLPFPRRNIEYSGNSLHRDHLTAMENEVSPATHSDAWSCVIVMLTFCFFGSMILIYGVYAPENVLLGPHSSILINPNHLFVESIKVVELKTGKGPMLYGFDKIPPLDVMITWSESHTTILPSRTHKEWNFFLNKGSQINISYTVNSLSSSSVVLVIAEGKEGLDVWLEDQLYPNAALSWNIIRGNGSVQKTMSKSSPYYIALGNLNSEVEEASLQIQIKAFLYNTTEASYQCVLAPDQCSFKLYIPSGSAALLTTPGRKSDMANDAWYVKISYEPRWFTYIVGLGGMTVLVLLINHTSNHWKSTDQERRREQVGNTGPERSPLLSQKDDDLSSWGSSYVSVSEDDESLEDARDGKHVKDGEHNSLRRLCAICFDAPRDCFFLPCAHCVACFRCATRIAEASGTCPICRKCIKKVRKLYTV
- the LOC140977191 gene encoding E3 ubiquitin-protein ligase APD2-like isoform X1, which translates into the protein MEHHEVQRSIREDYFGDGTGSASGLQVLEDGENFEESPPLPFPRRNIEYSGNSLHRDHLTAMENEVSPATHSDAWSCVIVMLTFCFFGSMILIYGVYAPENVLLGPHSSILINPNHLFVESIKVVELKTGKGPMLYGFDKIPPLDVMITWSESHTTILPSRTHKEWNFFLNKGSQINISYTVNSLSSSSVVLVIAEGKEGLDVWLEDQLYPNAALSWNIIRGNGSVQKTMSKSSPYYIALGNLNSEVEEVQLQIQIKAFLYNTTEASYQCVLAPDQCSFKLYIPSGSAALLTTPGRKSDMANDAWYVKISYEPRWFTYIVGLGGMTVLVLLINHTSNHWKSTDQERRREQVGNTGPERSPLLSQKDDDLSSWGSSYVSVSEDDESLEDARDGKHVKDGEHNSLRRLCAICFDAPRDCFFLPCAHCVACFRCATRIAEASGTCPICRKCIKKVRKLYTV
- the LOC140977192 gene encoding large ribosomal subunit protein eL33y yields the protein MVKGRQGERVRLYVRGTVLGYKRSKSNQYPNTSLIQIEGVNTQEEVTWYQGKRMAYIYKAKVKKNGSHYRCIWGKVTRPHGNSGVVRAKFKSNLPPKSMGARVRVFMYPSNI